The bacterium sequence CAGCACGTCCTCCTTGAGGATGCGCCCGCCGGGCCCGCTGCCGGCCACGCTGCCCGGCGGGAAGCCCTTCTCGGCCATCAGGCGCTCGGCTGCGGGCATGACCGGCGCCGTCCCAGGGGGCGGGGAAGCCGGCGCCGCCGCCCGCGTGGGCGGGGCCGGCGCAACGGGCGCGGCCGCGGGGGGCGGCGCCGCGGCCGGCACTGCCGAGGTGGACGCCGGCAGGCCGGCGGCCAGCTCCTCGAGCTCGGCGATCGCCTCGCCGACCGTCGCCGTTTCCCCGGCCTGCTTGAGGATGCGCGTCAGCCGGCAGTCGACCGGCGCCGGCACCTCGCTCGTGATCTTGTCCGTCTCGATGACGACGAGATTGGCCTCGCGCGCCACGCTGGCGCCCTCGGCGACCAGCCACTCGCTGACCAGCACCTCGCTGATCGACTCGCCGAAGGAGGGGACCTTCAGTTGCACGACATCCGCCTCTGGCTGCGCCCGTGGGCGCGAGATCAGTTCCGGGCAAAGGCCGCCTCGAGCAGGCGCTCCTGCTCGAGGCGATGGCTGCTCGCGAAACCGGTGGCCGGGCTGGCCGAGGCCTCGCGCGAGATGCCCTCGAAGGGGTGCGCACCCCAGAGGGTCGTTCCGAAGCGGGCGAGGAGGTGTTGCCAGGCGCCCATGTTCTCCGGCTCCTCCTGCACCCAGTAGACGGGCGTCCTAAGCGGGTAGGGCAGCAGCGCCCGCTGCAGCGCCTCGTCGCGCAGCGGATAGAGCTGCTCCAGCCGCAGGATGGCCACGTCGTCGTGCCCGCGCTCCGCCCGCGCGGCGGCGAGATCGTAATAGACCTTGCCCGCGCAGAGCAACACGCGCCGCACGGGGCGCTCCGCCGGCAGGACGTCGGGGATCACGCGCTTGAAGCCGCCCCTGGTCAGCTCGGCCAGGGGGGAGCTGCAGGCCGGCAGGCGGAGCAGGCTCTTGGGCGTCATCACGACGAGGGGCTTGCGCCAGGGCCGGAGCACCTGCCGCCTCAGGACGTGGAAGTACTGGGCCGGCGTGCTCGGCTGGACGACCTGCAGGTTGTCCTCCGCGCAGAGACTCAGGAAGCGCTCCAGCCGCCCGCTCGAGTGCTCGGGTCCCTGCCCCTCGAAGCCGTGCGGCAGCAGCAGGGTGAGCCCGTTGAGGCGGCCCCATTTGTCCTCGGCGCTGGAGACGAACTGGTCGATGATCACCTGCGCCCCGTTCGCGAAGTCGCCGAACTGGGCCTCCCAGAGCACGAGCGCGGCCGGGTAGTCCAGCGCGTAGCCGTACTCGAAGCCGAGCACGCCGGCCTCCGAGAGCGGGCTGTTGAGCAGCTCCACCGGGGCCTGATCCCGCGCGAGGTTCTGGAGCGGGTAGTAGGGGACGCCCGTCACCTGGTCGACGAGCCCCGCATGGCGCTGGCTGAAGGTACCGCGCACGCTGTCCTGGCCGCTGAGGCGAACCGGGTGGCCGGCGACGGCGAGGCTGGCGAGGGCCAGGCTCTCGGCCGCCGCCCAGTCGAGAGGCCGCTCGCCGGCGGCCATCGCCGCGCGCTGTTCGAGCAGGCGCAGCACCTTGGGATGGGCGTGGAAGCCCTCGGGCAAGCGGGTCTGCGCCCGCAGCAGCTCGCCGAGCTGCTGGGCGGGCAGGCCGGTGGGCACCTCGGGCGCGTCCTCGTCGGCGCCGCCGAGGTAGCGCTCCCAGGCGGCGCCGCGCGGGCGAGCCTGCGGCTTCAGCGCGGGGCTGCGCGCCTCGCCGTGCTCGCGCTCGAGCAGGCGGCGGCGGGCGGCGGCGATGCCGTCGGCCATCGCCCGGTTCGTGCCGCCGAGCCGCAGCAGGTGCTCCAGGTAGCCCTCGCGCACGCTGGGGCGGCCGGCGATCGCCCTGACCATCAGCGGCTGCGTGAAGGCCGGCTCGTCGCCCTCGTTGTGACCGTACTTGCGGTAGCAGTACATGTCGATGACGGCGTCGCGCTGGAACTCGCGCCTGAAGTCGAGCGCGAGGCGCACGGCCTGGGCCACGGCTTCCGGGTCCTCGCCGTTCACCATGAAGATCGGCACCTGGAGCAGCTTGGCCACGCTGGAGGCGTAGGTGTTCGAGCGCGCCTCCCGGGGCTCGGTCGAGAAGCCGATCTGGTTGTTGACGATGACGTGCAGGGTGCCGCCCGTCCGATAGCCGGCGAGCTCGCTCAGGTTCAGCGTCTCCTGCACGATGCCCTGCCCGGCGAAGGCGGCGTCCCCGTGGATGAGGATCCCCAGCCCTCGCCGCCGCTGGGTGTCGCCGTAGCGGTCCTGCCGCGCGCGCAGGCGGCCGAGCGCGATGGGGTCGACGAACTCCAGGTGGCTCGGGTTGAAGCAGAGCGAGATGCGCACCTGGCGCCCGCTGCTGGTGATCCAGCGCCCCGTGTGGCCGACGTGGTACTTCACGTCGTCGCGTCCGAGATGCGCCTCGGGATCGAGGTCCTCGAAGAGGCGGAAGATCTGGCGCATGCTCATGCCGATGATGTTGGCGAGCACGTTGAGCCGGCCGCGGTGGGCCATGCCGATGACGATCTGCTCCACGCCCTGTTCGCCGGCCTGCGTGATCGCCAGGTCGAGCAGGGGGATCAGGCTCTCGCCGCCTTCCAGGCTGAAGCGCTTGGCGCCGAGGTACTTCTTCTGCACGAACTCCTCGAAGAGCACGGCGTCGGTGAGCTTGATCAGGATGCGCATCTGCTCGAGCGGGGTGAGGGACACGCGGCTCCGGCTCGTCTCCAGGCGCTCGCGCAGCCACTCCTTCGAGACGACATCGTCGATGTGCATGTACTGCACGCCGAGGGAGCGGCAGTAGGTCTCGCGCAGGCGATCGAGGATCTCGCCGAGGCGGAGCTGACCGCCCGCCTCGCCGCCCAGGCTGCCGGCGGCGAAGCGCAGGTCCAGGTGCTCCTCGCCCAGCCCGTAGTAGGCGGGCTCGAGCTCCGGGTGGGCCGGGCGCGGCAAGCCGAGCGGATCGAAGCGGCCGATCAGGTGGCCGCGCACGCGATAGGCGCGGATGAGCTGCTCGACCCGGCTCTGCAGGGCGATGGCCGCGGCGGCCTCGGCCCCGAGCGCCGCCGGCCCTTCGCTCGCGGCGAAGAGGACGCGCCGCGCGAAGCGGGGCCCGAGGCTGAAGGGCTGCAGGCCGTACTCGGCGTCGAGCGCGGCGAAGTGCGCCCGCCAGTCGGGATCGACGCTGGCAGGATCGCGGCGGTAGGCGACGTAGAGCGCTTCGAGAAAGGGCAGGTTCGCGGCGCCGGTGGCGGGCTGTCGGTCCGGATGCTTGGACATGGGAGCTGGGGCGTCTCTCCTCGCACTTGGCGGCAGCGCCCGCCGCGGCGGGCTCATTAAAGTCCCTCCGCCCGCTGGCGGCCAGTGCTCAGTCGCTTTTTCCGCGCTGGGTTCGCGTTGCGGAGTCCTGGGCCTCCTTCGCCGAGTCGAGCGCCCAGCGCAGGTAGTCCGGCAGCACGGCGCTCGCGGCCACCGCGATCCCCTCCGGCACCTGGTAGGGATGGAGGGCCGCGAGGCGCGCCAGGCAGTCGGCGGGCCGCAGGGTCTTGGCGACGAGGAGCAACTCCGCGCTGCGCTCGAGCGCGCCCTGCCAGCGGTAGACGCTCAGGAGCCCGGGCAGGAGCTGCACGCAGGCGGCGAGGCCTTCGCTGACAAGCGCCTCGGCGATGCGCTCGCCCTCCTCCCGCGCAGGGACCGTGCTGAAGACCAGGTAGAGGGCCGCCTCAGGCGCGGCGACGGGTGCCGTCATCTCCATCCGCCACCTCCTCTTCGCTGTCCACCGCGGTCTCGCCGGTCAGGCGAAAGCCCAGGCGCAAGGCGACCACGCTCTCCGGCTCGCCGCCGAGCAGCGCGACCAGTTCGGCGGCCTTGGGCGCCGCGTCCTGCACGGCCAGCTCGACGAGGACCGCGCTTGCGG is a genomic window containing:
- a CDS encoding divalent-cation tolerance protein CutA — protein: MTAPVAAPEAALYLVFSTVPAREEGERIAEALVSEGLAACVQLLPGLLSVYRWQGALERSAELLLVAKTLRPADCLARLAALHPYQVPEGIAVAASAVLPDYLRWALDSAKEAQDSATRTQRGKSD
- a CDS encoding 2-oxoglutarate dehydrogenase E1 component, whose product is MSKHPDRQPATGAANLPFLEALYVAYRRDPASVDPDWRAHFAALDAEYGLQPFSLGPRFARRVLFAASEGPAALGAEAAAAIALQSRVEQLIRAYRVRGHLIGRFDPLGLPRPAHPELEPAYYGLGEEHLDLRFAAGSLGGEAGGQLRLGEILDRLRETYCRSLGVQYMHIDDVVSKEWLRERLETSRSRVSLTPLEQMRILIKLTDAVLFEEFVQKKYLGAKRFSLEGGESLIPLLDLAITQAGEQGVEQIVIGMAHRGRLNVLANIIGMSMRQIFRLFEDLDPEAHLGRDDVKYHVGHTGRWITSSGRQVRISLCFNPSHLEFVDPIALGRLRARQDRYGDTQRRRGLGILIHGDAAFAGQGIVQETLNLSELAGYRTGGTLHVIVNNQIGFSTEPREARSNTYASSVAKLLQVPIFMVNGEDPEAVAQAVRLALDFRREFQRDAVIDMYCYRKYGHNEGDEPAFTQPLMVRAIAGRPSVREGYLEHLLRLGGTNRAMADGIAAARRRLLEREHGEARSPALKPQARPRGAAWERYLGGADEDAPEVPTGLPAQQLGELLRAQTRLPEGFHAHPKVLRLLEQRAAMAAGERPLDWAAAESLALASLAVAGHPVRLSGQDSVRGTFSQRHAGLVDQVTGVPYYPLQNLARDQAPVELLNSPLSEAGVLGFEYGYALDYPAALVLWEAQFGDFANGAQVIIDQFVSSAEDKWGRLNGLTLLLPHGFEGQGPEHSSGRLERFLSLCAEDNLQVVQPSTPAQYFHVLRRQVLRPWRKPLVVMTPKSLLRLPACSSPLAELTRGGFKRVIPDVLPAERPVRRVLLCAGKVYYDLAAARAERGHDDVAILRLEQLYPLRDEALQRALLPYPLRTPVYWVQEEPENMGAWQHLLARFGTTLWGAHPFEGISREASASPATGFASSHRLEQERLLEAAFARN